A genomic window from Pseudonocardia broussonetiae includes:
- a CDS encoding S9 family peptidase: MVAGEGDLIAEITGPTTGPTSYLDAVTAPDGASLAWVSDASGRPRAWTGAFDGLVLGPARPVPQFDEDVQALSWSPDGLWLAAQLAPGGGERTRVRLIGPDGTVDIAPAARAVTLGSWSKGCGRLGVTILGDDGDGQACLVDVRDGTSTVLASGPAARVCAISGDGKRAVVRLGRRGARELELVDLRSGLRTPLLPGGGAVVADARFDRSRLYVHTDAGHDRPVLLAVDLRGRSATRVIAARDDADLDVVALDPEASRLTLVWNVDGRSELELLDLRSGRAEPLTAPPGDVVTSVAFTRDGRALLVGSEGPTVPPRISHVPLWPGGVAAPLLADAPPPGLVDPDLERFTAEDGLPLSGWLFRPRSTPRATGARRPLGPVPVLIWLHGGPEWQERPVYQPLFQALLAAGIAVFAPNVRGSTGYGRAFVSADDGPRRHQSITDVRAAVRFLVDSGHADPARVGVGGRSYGGYLTLVALAWYPELFVVGVDVCGMSDLHTFYRDTEPWIATAATTEYGDPSTEAALLRELSPIHRADRITAPLLVVHGEEDTNVPIGEASQIVAALRERGRAPGLLLFPGEGHEVRGVENRERFVDEVVRWVSGPLLDADLDVIDGRRTG; the protein is encoded by the coding sequence GTGGTTGCAGGAGAGGGGGATCTGATCGCCGAGATCACCGGGCCCACCACCGGCCCCACCAGCTACCTCGACGCCGTCACGGCTCCGGACGGCGCGTCACTGGCGTGGGTCTCCGACGCCTCCGGGCGCCCGCGCGCGTGGACGGGTGCCTTCGACGGGCTCGTCCTCGGTCCCGCCCGGCCGGTGCCGCAGTTCGACGAGGACGTGCAGGCGCTGAGCTGGTCGCCCGACGGCCTGTGGCTGGCCGCGCAGCTCGCCCCTGGCGGCGGCGAGCGCACCCGCGTGCGCCTGATCGGGCCCGACGGCACCGTCGACATCGCGCCGGCCGCGCGGGCGGTCACGCTCGGGTCCTGGTCGAAGGGCTGCGGGCGGCTCGGTGTGACGATCCTGGGCGACGACGGCGACGGCCAGGCGTGCCTCGTCGACGTCCGCGACGGCACCTCCACGGTCCTCGCCTCCGGCCCCGCCGCCCGCGTCTGCGCGATCAGCGGCGACGGGAAGCGCGCGGTCGTGCGACTGGGCCGGCGCGGTGCGCGCGAGCTCGAGCTCGTCGACCTGCGCTCGGGCCTGCGCACCCCGCTGCTGCCCGGCGGCGGCGCCGTCGTCGCCGACGCCCGGTTCGACCGCTCCCGCCTCTACGTCCACACCGACGCGGGCCACGACCGGCCGGTGCTGCTCGCCGTCGACCTGCGCGGCCGCTCGGCCACCCGCGTGATCGCCGCGCGCGACGACGCCGACCTCGACGTCGTCGCCCTCGACCCGGAGGCGTCGCGGCTCACGCTCGTCTGGAACGTCGACGGGCGCAGCGAGCTGGAGCTGCTCGACCTGCGGTCCGGGCGGGCCGAGCCGCTCACCGCACCCCCCGGCGACGTCGTCACCTCCGTCGCGTTCACCCGGGACGGCCGCGCGCTGCTGGTCGGCAGCGAGGGCCCGACGGTGCCGCCGCGGATCTCGCACGTGCCGCTGTGGCCCGGCGGGGTCGCGGCGCCGCTGCTGGCCGACGCCCCGCCGCCCGGGCTCGTCGACCCCGACCTCGAGCGGTTCACCGCCGAGGACGGGCTGCCCCTCTCGGGCTGGCTGTTCCGGCCGCGGAGCACGCCCCGCGCCACCGGGGCGCGGCGCCCGCTCGGCCCGGTGCCGGTGCTGATCTGGCTGCACGGCGGGCCGGAGTGGCAGGAGCGGCCGGTGTACCAGCCGCTGTTCCAGGCGCTGCTCGCCGCCGGGATCGCGGTGTTCGCGCCGAACGTGCGCGGGTCGACCGGGTACGGCCGCGCGTTCGTCTCGGCCGACGACGGGCCGCGGCGGCACCAGTCGATCACCGACGTGCGCGCCGCGGTGCGGTTCCTCGTCGACTCCGGGCACGCCGACCCCGCGCGCGTCGGCGTCGGCGGGCGCTCCTACGGCGGCTACCTGACGCTCGTCGCGCTGGCCTGGTACCCGGAGTTGTTCGTCGTCGGCGTCGACGTGTGCGGCATGTCCGACCTGCACACCTTCTACCGCGACACCGAGCCGTGGATCGCGACGGCGGCCACCACCGAGTACGGCGACCCGTCGACCGAGGCGGCCCTGCTGCGCGAGCTGTCCCCCATCCACCGCGCCGACCGGATCACCGCGCCGCTGCTGGTCGTGCACGGCGAGGAGGACACGAACGTGCCGATCGGCGAGGCCTCGCAGATCGTCGCGGCGCTGCGCGAGCGCGGCCGGGCGCCGGGGTTGCTGCTGTTCCCGGGCGAGGGCCACGAGGTGCGCGGGGTCGAGAACCGGGAGCGGTTCGTCGACGAGGTGGTGCGGTGGGTGTCGGGTCCGCTGCTCGACGCGGACCTCGACGTCATCGACGGCCGAAGGACTGGATGA
- a CDS encoding N-acetylglutaminylglutamine amidotransferase: MCGIAGEISWRGAADVEAVARITAAMEPRGPDGSGVHASGPIALGHRRLKIIDLSERGSQPMVDPELGLAAVFNGCIYNYRELRVELEGHGYRFFSDSDTEVLLKAFHRWGAACVEHFLGMFAFAVAERDTGVLVLGRDRLGIKPLYLAEGPGRLRFASSLPALVAGGDVDTSIDPVALHHYMSFHAIVPAPLTILAGVRKLPPATVRTVKPDGSSTEHVYWRPQHVRRPADAGMDARDWADATLEALRLAVRRRMVADVPVGVLLSGGLDSSLVVALLAEEGQTGLKTFSVGFHAAGGESGDEFVYSDLVAEHFSTDHRQILVDPARMLPAVDAAIAAMAEPMVSHDCVAFHLLSEEVAKDVTVVQSGQGADEVLAGYSWYPPLAEVPREHAVEAYLAGFADRPHGDMATVLQPQWLLDHDPSRAFVAAHFAEPGADSTLDAALRIDSTVMLVDDPVKRVDNMTMAWGLEARVPFLDHELVELAAACPPEHKLALGGKGVLKSAARGVVPDGIIDRPKGYFPVPAIRHLSGPFLDRVRDAVTDPVAVRRGLARPEWIAEMLADPNTTRTNLGSNALWQVALLEMWLQERGI; encoded by the coding sequence ATGTGCGGTATCGCGGGAGAGATCAGCTGGCGGGGTGCGGCGGACGTCGAGGCCGTCGCCCGGATCACCGCGGCCATGGAGCCGCGGGGCCCGGACGGCTCGGGCGTGCACGCGAGCGGCCCGATCGCGCTCGGCCACCGCCGCCTGAAGATCATCGATCTCTCCGAGCGCGGGTCGCAGCCGATGGTCGACCCCGAGCTGGGGCTGGCCGCGGTGTTCAACGGGTGCATCTACAACTACCGGGAGCTGCGGGTCGAGCTCGAGGGCCACGGCTACCGCTTCTTCTCCGACTCCGACACCGAGGTCCTGCTCAAGGCGTTCCACCGCTGGGGCGCGGCGTGCGTCGAGCACTTCCTGGGGATGTTCGCCTTCGCCGTGGCCGAGCGCGACACCGGCGTGCTGGTGCTGGGCCGCGACCGCCTGGGCATCAAGCCGCTGTACCTGGCCGAGGGGCCGGGGCGGCTGCGGTTCGCCTCGTCGCTGCCGGCGCTGGTCGCGGGCGGTGACGTCGACACCTCGATCGACCCGGTCGCCCTGCACCACTACATGAGCTTCCACGCCATCGTCCCGGCCCCGCTCACGATCCTGGCCGGGGTGCGCAAGCTGCCGCCCGCGACCGTCCGCACGGTGAAGCCCGACGGGTCGTCGACCGAGCACGTCTACTGGCGCCCCCAGCACGTCCGCCGCCCCGCCGACGCCGGGATGGACGCCCGCGACTGGGCCGACGCGACCCTGGAGGCGCTGCGCCTGGCCGTGCGCCGGCGGATGGTGGCCGACGTCCCGGTCGGCGTGCTGCTCTCGGGCGGGCTCGACTCCTCCCTCGTCGTCGCCCTGCTCGCCGAGGAGGGCCAGACCGGGCTCAAGACGTTCAGCGTCGGGTTCCACGCCGCCGGCGGGGAGTCCGGCGACGAGTTCGTCTACTCCGACCTCGTCGCCGAGCACTTCTCCACCGACCACCGCCAGATCCTCGTCGACCCGGCCCGGATGCTGCCCGCCGTCGACGCCGCGATCGCGGCGATGGCCGAGCCGATGGTCAGCCACGACTGCGTCGCGTTCCACCTGCTGTCCGAGGAGGTCGCGAAGGACGTCACGGTCGTGCAGTCCGGGCAGGGCGCCGACGAGGTGCTGGCCGGCTACAGCTGGTACCCGCCGCTGGCCGAGGTGCCGCGCGAGCACGCCGTCGAGGCCTACCTCGCCGGGTTCGCCGACCGGCCGCACGGCGACATGGCCACGGTGCTGCAACCGCAGTGGCTGCTCGACCACGACCCCAGCCGCGCGTTCGTCGCCGCGCACTTCGCCGAGCCCGGCGCCGACAGCACGCTCGACGCCGCCCTGCGCATCGACTCCACCGTCATGCTGGTCGACGACCCGGTCAAGCGCGTCGACAACATGACGATGGCGTGGGGGCTGGAGGCGCGCGTGCCGTTCCTCGACCACGAGCTCGTCGAGCTCGCCGCGGCGTGCCCGCCCGAGCACAAGCTCGCGCTCGGGGGGAAGGGCGTCCTGAAGTCCGCGGCACGCGGTGTCGTGCCCGACGGAATCATCGACCGCCCCAAGGGGTACTTTCCGGTACCGGCCATCCGGCACCTGTCGGGGCCGTTCCTCGACCGCGTCCGCGACGCCGTCACCGATCCGGTGGCCGTCCGCAGGGGCCTCGCCCGTCCCGAGTGGATCGCGGAGATGCTGGCCGACCCGAACACGACCCGCACCAACCTGGGCTCCAACGCGTTGTGGCAGGTAGCGCTGCTGGAGATGTGGTTGCAGGAGAGGGGGATCTGA